The following coding sequences are from one Neovison vison isolate M4711 chromosome X, ASM_NN_V1, whole genome shotgun sequence window:
- the AGTR2 gene encoding type-2 angiotensin II receptor encodes MKNNVTLATISKNITNSLHFGLVNFIGNESTFNCSHKPSDKHLDAIPILYYIIFVIGFLVNTIVVTLFCCQKGPKKVSSIYIFNLAVADLLLLATLPLWATYYSYRYDWLFGPVMCKVFGSFLTLNMFASIFFITCMSVDRYQSVIYPFLSQRRNPWQASYIVPLVWCMACLSSLPTFYFRDVRTIEYLGVNACIMAFPPEKYAQWSAGIALMKNILGFIIPLIFIATCYFGIRKHLLKTNSYGKNRITRDQVLKMAAAVVLAFIICWLPFHVLTFLDALAWMGVINSCEVIAVIDLALPFAILLGFTNSCINPFLYCFVGNRFQQKLRRVFRVPITWLQGKRESVSCRKNSSLREMETFVS; translated from the coding sequence ATGAAGAACAACGTCACCCTTGCCACCATCAGCAAAAACATTACCAACAGCCTTCACTTCGGACTCGTGAACTTCATCGGCAATGAGTCGACCTTTAACTGTTCACATAAGCCATCAGATAAGCATTTAGATGCAATTCCTATCCTCTACTATATTATTTTTGTGATTGGATTTCTTGTCAATACTATTGTGGTTACACTGTTCTGTTGTCAAAAGGGTCCCAAAAAGGTGTCCAGCATTTACATCTTCAACCTGGCTGTGGCTGACTTGCTGCTGTTGGCCACTCTTCCTCTCTGGGCCACCTATTACTCTTACAGATATGACTGGCTCTTTGGACCTGTGATGTGCAAAGTATTTGGTTCTTTCCTGACACTGAACATGTTTGCAAGCATTTTTTTTATCACCTGCATGAGCGTTGATAGGTACCAGTCTGTCATCTATCCCTTTCTGTCTCAGAGAAGAAATCCCTGGCAAGCGTCTTATATTGTTCCCCTTGTTTGGTGTATGGCCTGTCTGTCCTCATTGCCAACATTCTATTTCCGAGATGTCCGAACCATTGAGTATTTGGGAGTGAACGCCTGCATTATGGCCTTCCCCCCCGAGAAATATGCCCAATGGTCAGCTGGGATTGCCTTAATGAAAAATATCCTTGGTTTTATTATCCCTTTAATATTCATAGCCACATGCTATTTCGGAATCAGAAAACACTTACTGAAGACCAATAGCTATGGGAAGAACAGAATAACTCGTGACCAGGTCCTGAAGATGGCAGCTGCTGTTGTCCTCGCGTTCATCATCTGTTGGCTCCCCTTCCACGTTCTGACCTTCCTGGATGCTCTGGCCTGGATGGGTGTCATTAATAGCTGTGAAGTTATAGCAGTCATTGACCTGGCACTTCCTTTTGCCATCCTCCTGGGATTCACCAACAGCTGCATTAATCCCTTTCTGTATTGTTTTGTTGGTAACCGGTTCCAACAGAAGCTCCGCCGTGTGTTTAGGGTTCCAATTACTTGGCTCCAAGGCAAGCGAGAGAGTGTGTCGTGCCGAAAAAACAGCTCCCTTAGAGAAATGGAGACCTTTGTGTCTTAA